In Arthrobacter sp. Soc17.1.1.1, the following are encoded in one genomic region:
- a CDS encoding alpha/beta fold hydrolase, whose amino-acid sequence MHANTSNLIERHNIRFSGRSDGPVLLFAHGFGCDQSMWHRVIPFFEDQYRIVSFDHMGSGLSDLDQYDPEKYSTLDGYVADLLALCRELELDDVVLIAHSVATMMAIEAAIADAGRFRGLVLVAPSPSYIDDPSEGYVGGFTQQDIDGLLESLDSNYFAWSASLAPIVMGNPTTPELTDELEASFCRTNPDTARGFARVSFLSDIRSHLTDVTVPALILQCSDDMLAPAEVGRYLKGRLAGSTLVELAATGHVPQASAPKETAHAILQYLQHQVASLS is encoded by the coding sequence TTGCACGCCAACACTTCGAACCTCATCGAACGGCACAACATCAGATTTAGTGGTCGATCTGATGGGCCGGTGCTGCTGTTCGCTCACGGTTTCGGCTGCGATCAAAGCATGTGGCATCGGGTCATCCCGTTTTTCGAGGACCAGTACCGGATCGTGTCATTCGACCATATGGGTTCCGGGCTGTCCGACCTCGACCAGTACGATCCCGAGAAGTATTCGACCCTTGACGGCTATGTCGCGGATTTGCTCGCTTTGTGTCGTGAGCTTGAGCTTGATGATGTTGTCCTTATAGCGCACAGCGTGGCGACCATGATGGCCATTGAGGCCGCTATCGCGGACGCGGGCAGGTTCCGTGGGTTGGTCCTGGTAGCTCCGTCGCCGTCCTACATTGATGATCCGTCCGAGGGCTATGTCGGCGGTTTCACGCAGCAGGACATCGACGGTCTCCTGGAGTCGCTGGACAGCAACTACTTTGCTTGGTCCGCTTCGCTCGCTCCCATTGTCATGGGTAATCCCACCACTCCCGAATTGACGGATGAGCTTGAGGCGAGTTTCTGCCGCACCAACCCCGACACCGCACGGGGCTTCGCGAGGGTCAGTTTCCTCTCCGATATCCGCTCGCACCTGACTGATGTGACCGTTCCGGCGCTGATCCTTCAATGTTCCGATGACATGCTCGCACCCGCCGAGGTGGGCCGTTACCTGAAGGGGCGGTTGGCCGGCAGTACGCTCGTCGAACTCGCAGCGACCGGACATGTACCTCAGGCCAGCGCCCCGAAGGAAACAGCACACGCGATTCTGCAGTACCTGCAGCACCAGGTGGCAAGCCTTTCATGA
- a CDS encoding putative bifunctional diguanylate cyclase/phosphodiesterase, whose amino-acid sequence MDYEQLFQDAPCSYLITDEAWTITAANASFLAWTGYGSDDVIGTPLPRLMPIGDRLLHSTHSAPQMQLTGTVSEVSLEILDVEGQRRAALLTAVRAVRSDGGVEIRVIIFSAHERRQYELELVAARRRAEESEARSVRAEAGLQHLALHDSLTGLPNRAGLAAILERDIAEPLPSMKVAALFVDLDHFKSVNDSLGHNAGDELLNIVARRLSSAIRDTGTVARFAGDEFVVVEQVSALSDATVLAQRLLETVNSPMIIEGLEIICSASIGIALTDDQGADADRLLRRADIAMYRAKARGRNTWDVHDPSESDPAVNRMRLLGELRHGIEAGQLRVHYQPRIDVATSIINGVEALVRWEHPTRGLLQPIDFIDLAEESGLIRDLGAWVLNEAIKQGAHWSASTVVHTPVEIAVNLSARQLIDPQLTGIVEAALARHNFDPHMLTLEITETALMDNPAVALTVLTALKALGVGLAIDDFGTGYASLTYLKDFPIDELKIDRSFVNGLGSNDGDSAIVASCIQLAHAVGIKAVAEGVETDNQRSTLLSMGCDLAQGYHYSRPLSPEHLTNWITSNTCATPENTFVDTRPLADLDNTHQQSRHPAREPATT is encoded by the coding sequence ATGGACTACGAGCAGCTGTTTCAGGATGCACCGTGCAGCTACCTGATTACTGATGAGGCGTGGACGATCACTGCCGCTAACGCGAGCTTCCTGGCCTGGACGGGGTACGGCAGCGACGACGTCATCGGAACACCTTTACCCCGGCTGATGCCGATAGGCGACCGTCTTCTGCACTCCACCCACAGCGCACCTCAGATGCAGCTCACCGGGACCGTGTCCGAGGTGTCCCTTGAGATCCTCGACGTGGAAGGACAACGCCGGGCCGCCCTGCTCACAGCTGTCCGGGCAGTCCGTTCCGACGGTGGTGTGGAGATCCGGGTCATCATCTTCAGTGCGCACGAACGCCGCCAGTACGAGCTTGAACTCGTCGCGGCCCGCCGGCGCGCGGAAGAATCCGAAGCGCGAAGCGTCCGCGCCGAAGCAGGCTTGCAACACCTCGCACTGCACGACTCCCTCACCGGGCTGCCGAACCGGGCGGGCCTGGCGGCTATCCTCGAGCGGGATATCGCCGAACCACTGCCCAGCATGAAGGTCGCAGCTTTGTTCGTGGACCTCGATCACTTCAAGTCGGTCAATGACAGCCTGGGACACAATGCAGGGGATGAGCTACTGAACATTGTCGCGCGACGGCTTTCCTCAGCCATCCGGGATACAGGGACCGTCGCGCGGTTCGCTGGAGATGAATTCGTCGTGGTTGAGCAGGTCAGTGCCCTGTCCGATGCGACAGTACTGGCCCAGCGGCTGCTCGAAACGGTGAACAGTCCGATGATCATCGAGGGCCTGGAAATCATCTGTTCCGCCAGTATTGGTATTGCCCTCACCGATGACCAGGGCGCCGATGCCGATCGGCTGCTGCGGCGAGCTGATATCGCCATGTATCGGGCGAAAGCGCGGGGCCGCAACACCTGGGACGTCCATGATCCTTCCGAGTCCGATCCGGCAGTGAACCGCATGCGCCTCCTTGGAGAACTGCGCCACGGCATCGAGGCCGGGCAGTTGCGCGTCCACTACCAACCCCGCATAGACGTCGCGACGAGCATCATCAACGGTGTCGAAGCATTGGTCCGGTGGGAACACCCGACGCGAGGCCTTCTACAACCAATCGACTTCATCGACCTGGCAGAGGAATCCGGACTCATCCGAGATCTGGGCGCTTGGGTGCTCAATGAAGCTATCAAGCAGGGCGCCCATTGGAGCGCTTCGACCGTGGTGCACACTCCGGTCGAGATCGCCGTGAACCTCTCCGCCCGCCAACTCATCGATCCGCAACTGACCGGAATCGTCGAAGCCGCCCTTGCCCGGCACAATTTCGATCCTCATATGCTGACCCTGGAAATTACCGAGACCGCACTCATGGACAACCCAGCGGTAGCGCTCACGGTGCTCACTGCTCTCAAAGCACTGGGCGTAGGACTGGCCATCGACGATTTCGGAACCGGTTACGCGAGCCTGACCTACCTCAAAGACTTCCCCATCGACGAACTCAAGATCGACAGGTCCTTTGTCAACGGCCTCGGTAGCAATGACGGGGACAGCGCGATCGTTGCAAGCTGTATCCAACTCGCCCACGCCGTAGGCATCAAAGCCGTCGCCGAAGGAGTCGAAACAGACAACCAACGCTCCACCCTGCTCAGCATGGGCTGCGACCTCGCGCAGGGATACCACTACAGCAGACCCCTCAGCCCAGAACACCTCACCAACTGGATCACCAGCAACACCTGCGCCACACCCGAGAACACGTTCGTCGACACACGACCACTAGCTGATCTCGACAACACTCACCAACAATCCCGACACCCCGCCCGAGAACCCGCAACGACGTAG
- a CDS encoding pyridoxamine 5'-phosphate oxidase family protein — MPGVGRSHVSLEPGQCWALLGTGLTGRVGFLRDGRVFIFPVNYLVHDQAIFFRTSASGDLGRSPLDRVAFQVDHVTPEQMSGWTVLVQGSTAAVQDEALSASVWGRMTNEPWAGGDRRHLVQVVSASISGRRVGTS; from the coding sequence ATGCCAGGAGTGGGGCGTTCGCATGTATCCCTCGAGCCTGGGCAGTGCTGGGCTTTGCTAGGTACCGGGTTGACCGGGCGGGTTGGTTTTCTCCGGGATGGACGCGTGTTCATCTTCCCGGTGAACTACCTCGTCCATGACCAGGCAATATTCTTTCGCACCTCAGCATCCGGTGATCTAGGTCGCTCCCCGTTGGATCGGGTAGCGTTCCAAGTCGATCACGTCACCCCCGAGCAAATGTCGGGGTGGACCGTCCTCGTCCAGGGATCCACGGCGGCCGTGCAGGACGAGGCCCTGTCGGCTTCAGTATGGGGGCGGATGACGAATGAACCATGGGCGGGCGGGGACCGCCGTCACCTCGTGCAGGTAGTATCCGCCTCGATTTCCGGCCGCCGCGTCGGCACCAGCTGA
- a CDS encoding globin domain-containing protein, protein MLSDKSRPVVEATLPVVGEHIGVIAERFYAHMFQDRPELLDGLFNRGNQADGRQQQALAGSVAAFAGYLVNRPDEMPDHLLSRISHKHVSLGLRPDQYEIVHEHLMWAIVDVLGDAVTPEVAAAWDEVYWLMANVLINQERSMYAAVGLAPETIWRSWRVAEKIRETEDVVTFVVERTDEREVKPSLPGQYVTLKALMPDGVHQPRQYSLTRADDGRHRQFSVKRLHGLTTPDGEVSNLLHASVNVGDEVVLSVPFGDVVLKPGDRPIVFASAGIGITPMAGMISHLVQSNSARQVTLLHADDSAGSFALQDQVRADLARLPDASLITWFLEPPTDGQQTKNGFTGFMNLDDIGLPANAEYYLCGPLPFMQAVRSSLITRGIPAQDIQYEVFGPDLWLADFQ, encoded by the coding sequence ATGCTTTCTGATAAGTCCCGTCCTGTGGTTGAGGCGACTCTGCCGGTGGTGGGTGAACATATCGGTGTCATCGCGGAGCGTTTCTACGCGCACATGTTTCAGGACAGGCCGGAGTTGCTGGATGGGTTGTTCAATCGGGGAAATCAGGCCGATGGCAGGCAGCAGCAGGCTTTGGCGGGTTCCGTTGCGGCGTTCGCCGGTTACCTGGTGAACAGGCCAGATGAGATGCCTGATCATTTGCTGTCCCGGATTTCCCACAAGCACGTGTCGCTGGGGTTGCGGCCGGATCAGTACGAGATCGTTCATGAGCATCTGATGTGGGCGATCGTGGACGTCTTGGGGGACGCGGTCACACCGGAGGTCGCTGCGGCGTGGGATGAGGTGTACTGGTTGATGGCCAACGTGCTGATCAATCAGGAACGTTCGATGTATGCGGCTGTGGGGCTGGCGCCGGAGACGATCTGGCGTTCCTGGCGGGTTGCCGAGAAGATTCGGGAGACCGAGGACGTCGTGACGTTCGTGGTGGAGCGCACCGATGAGCGTGAGGTGAAGCCGTCCCTGCCCGGCCAGTACGTGACGCTGAAAGCATTGATGCCCGATGGTGTGCACCAGCCGCGCCAGTACAGCCTGACCCGCGCCGATGACGGCCGGCACCGCCAGTTCTCCGTCAAACGCCTCCACGGCCTGACGACACCGGATGGTGAAGTGTCCAACCTTCTGCACGCGAGCGTGAATGTCGGCGATGAAGTGGTGTTGTCGGTGCCCTTCGGCGACGTCGTGCTCAAGCCTGGTGACCGGCCGATCGTGTTCGCCAGCGCCGGTATCGGCATCACCCCCATGGCAGGAATGATCTCCCATCTCGTCCAGTCCAACTCCGCACGCCAGGTGACCCTGTTGCACGCCGATGACTCCGCAGGGTCCTTCGCCCTGCAGGACCAGGTCCGCGCGGACCTCGCACGACTGCCCGATGCATCCCTCATCACGTGGTTCCTGGAGCCCCCCACGGACGGCCAGCAGACAAAGAACGGGTTTACGGGTTTCATGAACCTCGACGACATCGGACTTCCCGCCAATGCGGAGTACTACCTGTGCGGGCCGCTGCCGTTCATGCAAGCTGTCCGCAGTTCCCTCATCACCCGAGGAATCCCTGCACAGGACATCCAGTACGAAGTCTTTGGCCCCGACCTCTGGCTCGCCGACTTCCAATAA
- a CDS encoding sigma-70 family RNA polymerase sigma factor, whose protein sequence is MHSRDREKLIVDNLPLVGYLVSRMCARATHLSRDDLASVGAIALITSADSFDSTLGVPFGAYARRRIIGAFADDLRSNDWAPRVVRRRIGDTLAARDTLAASLGRTPTNDELAATLGISRKDVQAALDDAGRSVQTLDETVIDMFVDRVSSKQLPEASLLADEQIRHLRAAVAHLPGRMRLIIEQVFFEGRSVTEIAAELGTTHSAVSQQKSEALRLLQDGLATHYPDAPSNSTTPVPVSRISPKRRAEYLSALGAALTPSREHTRLPTRPTAPVLTLAS, encoded by the coding sequence ATGCATTCACGTGACCGTGAAAAACTCATCGTCGATAACCTGCCGTTGGTCGGATACCTCGTGTCTAGGATGTGTGCGCGCGCTACGCATCTGTCGCGAGATGATCTTGCTTCGGTGGGGGCGATTGCGCTGATCACCTCGGCGGATTCGTTCGATTCGACGCTCGGTGTGCCGTTTGGCGCCTATGCCCGACGCCGCATCATAGGAGCCTTCGCCGACGACCTGCGATCCAATGACTGGGCTCCTCGCGTGGTGCGTCGCCGCATCGGAGACACCCTCGCCGCGAGGGACACCCTCGCCGCGTCCCTCGGCCGCACCCCGACCAACGACGAGCTCGCGGCCACACTCGGGATCAGCCGCAAGGACGTCCAGGCTGCACTCGATGACGCCGGCCGGTCCGTGCAGACGCTCGACGAGACCGTGATCGACATGTTCGTCGACAGGGTCTCATCCAAGCAGCTTCCCGAGGCCTCCCTGCTCGCGGACGAGCAGATCCGGCACCTGCGCGCGGCCGTCGCGCACCTGCCCGGACGCATGCGTCTCATCATCGAGCAAGTCTTCTTCGAGGGCCGGTCCGTGACCGAAATAGCGGCCGAACTTGGCACCACCCACTCCGCGGTATCACAGCAAAAATCCGAGGCGCTCCGCCTGCTACAAGACGGCCTCGCAACGCACTACCCCGACGCCCCTTCTAACAGCACCACACCTGTCCCCGTCTCACGGATCTCACCGAAGCGACGCGCCGAGTACCTCTCCGCCCTCGGCGCAGCCCTCACACCATCACGCGAACACACCCGGCTACCCACGAGACCTACCGCACCAGTACTCACGTTGGCGTCATAG
- a CDS encoding AI-2E family transporter — MIGLWILWQAAAYLWTVLFPVLLALLLGSVLWPVNRVVRKILPNAVAALLTILTLLAAMYAILRWMIPSLVTESAGLLEKARLLLVDVSAFFQGPPFNVQDVDLSALIEAGLDQIRNNTSAILTGISSGIYSSVGTVTSWVVIFLLVVVFVFFTLKDGDKFLPWAAHWSDARTYQHVRALTTAAWAALSGYVLAQVAVELVDAVFIGLGLWLLNIPLALPLTVLIFFSAFIPIIGAVTSGLLATIVALLDGGWTAALLVLGIVLLVQQLESNVLQPVLVGHSLQIHPAVVLSAVTVAGTLFGIAGAFIAVPVTAVGTVILRYIRDTSFIPAHPSADDVRKINRRARAWKKRTPGPDPQPEK, encoded by the coding sequence GTGATCGGCTTGTGGATCCTGTGGCAGGCCGCAGCGTACCTGTGGACTGTGCTTTTCCCGGTCCTGCTGGCACTGCTACTTGGCAGCGTCCTCTGGCCCGTCAACCGCGTCGTACGCAAAATCCTGCCGAACGCTGTAGCTGCCCTGCTGACCATCCTCACGCTCCTTGCCGCGATGTACGCGATCCTGCGGTGGATGATCCCTTCGCTGGTCACCGAATCAGCCGGGCTGCTGGAGAAGGCGCGTCTGCTGCTGGTCGACGTGAGCGCCTTCTTCCAAGGGCCTCCGTTCAATGTGCAGGACGTGGATTTGAGCGCACTGATCGAGGCCGGGCTCGACCAGATCCGCAACAACACCTCGGCCATCCTGACCGGCATCAGTTCAGGCATCTACTCCAGCGTAGGAACGGTCACTTCCTGGGTTGTTATTTTCCTGCTGGTCGTCGTGTTCGTGTTCTTCACCCTCAAGGACGGAGACAAGTTCCTCCCCTGGGCTGCCCATTGGAGCGATGCCCGCACCTACCAACACGTGCGGGCGCTGACCACTGCTGCGTGGGCGGCGCTGTCCGGGTACGTCCTCGCCCAGGTCGCCGTAGAACTCGTCGATGCCGTGTTCATCGGTTTGGGACTGTGGCTCCTGAACATTCCCTTGGCGCTTCCATTGACCGTGCTGATCTTTTTCAGCGCGTTCATCCCGATCATCGGGGCGGTGACCTCCGGTCTCCTGGCCACCATCGTCGCTCTCCTGGACGGTGGGTGGACCGCCGCACTTTTGGTCCTCGGCATCGTGCTGCTCGTCCAACAACTCGAAAGCAACGTCCTGCAACCAGTCCTGGTCGGACACTCCCTCCAAATCCACCCCGCCGTCGTGCTCTCCGCCGTCACCGTCGCAGGCACCCTGTTCGGCATCGCCGGAGCCTTCATAGCAGTACCCGTCACAGCCGTCGGCACCGTCATCCTCCGCTACATTCGCGATACGTCCTTCATCCCTGCACATCCATCCGCCGACGACGTACGAAAGATCAACCGCCGAGCACGAGCTTGGAAGAAACGAACACCAGGCCCCGACCCACAACCGGAAAAGTGA
- a CDS encoding DUF4193 domain-containing protein, giving the protein MSTDFDAPRIREEDQPANESLEAINAQRSATTQTALIDVEDTDTAEGFDLPGAVLEEELLVQVVPVQEDEFTCKVCFLVHHRSQLAGEGPTGQYCTECVD; this is encoded by the coding sequence ATGTCCACTGATTTCGATGCCCCGCGCATCCGGGAAGAAGACCAGCCTGCGAATGAATCGCTTGAAGCGATCAATGCCCAGCGCAGTGCGACAACGCAAACCGCCCTCATCGACGTCGAGGACACCGACACGGCAGAAGGCTTCGATCTGCCCGGGGCAGTGCTCGAGGAAGAACTATTGGTGCAGGTGGTACCGGTTCAGGAGGACGAATTTACCTGCAAGGTGTGCTTCCTCGTCCATCACCGCAGCCAGCTCGCCGGGGAAGGACCGACCGGTCAGTACTGCACCGAATGCGTCGACTAA
- a CDS encoding DUF3040 domain-containing protein — protein sequence MTLSDDEQRRLDDIEHQLWVEDPRFTRRLDTLHSEYVSGMPGEIDVRGLLIVFTALVIVFVGIMVNLLPVGVLGFVAMIVGGNIALQHSTHHTSEAAGVHT from the coding sequence ATGACTCTCTCTGATGATGAACAGCGCCGCCTCGACGACATCGAGCACCAGCTCTGGGTAGAGGATCCCCGTTTCACCCGCCGGCTCGACACCCTTCACAGTGAGTACGTGAGCGGCATGCCTGGGGAGATCGATGTGCGGGGCCTGCTGATCGTGTTTACCGCACTCGTCATCGTGTTCGTCGGGATCATGGTCAATCTCCTGCCAGTGGGCGTGCTCGGTTTCGTGGCGATGATCGTCGGCGGAAACATTGCTCTTCAACACAGCACGCACCACACCTCGGAAGCGGCTGGGGTTCATACCTGA
- a CDS encoding RidA family protein has protein sequence MVSTVTLIRSTALSEMAQYASAATAPADARLIFFAGSCPLDTAEASVSQGDHAAQAAQCIRNMTTALQKAGATIEDVISTRVLVASTDRDDLFRARKDIRDQSG, from the coding sequence ATGGTTTCAACAGTGACTTTGATTCGCTCCACCGCACTATCTGAGATGGCACAGTACGCATCCGCGGCTACTGCGCCGGCAGATGCTCGACTCATCTTCTTCGCAGGGTCCTGCCCCCTCGATACGGCCGAAGCGTCGGTAAGTCAAGGCGACCATGCAGCTCAGGCTGCACAGTGCATCAGGAACATGACGACTGCTCTCCAAAAAGCTGGAGCGACCATCGAGGACGTAATCAGTACTCGGGTGCTCGTGGCGTCTACTGATCGGGATGACCTGTTCCGTGCTCGAAAGGACATACGTGACCAGTCGGGCTAG